A genomic window from Gymnodinialimonas ceratoperidinii includes:
- a CDS encoding DUF1194 domain-containing protein gives MVGRSPLGTAALVAGLFAAIPVAAQEQCRLALQLGLDVSASVDPAEYRLQVEGLAAALIDPIVSDAFFSGPGPVALSVFEWSGRFQQDIVIDWTLVTREADLISIADRIANAERGTQDYPTALGYALGFAATRFREAPDCLFQTLDISGDGQNNDGFPPGSAYEHFEFEGVTVNGLAIGGASRLIEDYYAAEVIHGPGAFVEYALNHDHFAEAMQRKLERELRAMIFGDSTPPTPARHGPT, from the coding sequence TTGGTAGGTCGCTCGCCCCTTGGCACGGCGGCGCTTGTCGCCGGCCTATTCGCCGCAATCCCGGTTGCGGCTCAGGAGCAATGTCGTCTGGCCCTGCAACTGGGGCTGGACGTCTCCGCCTCGGTCGACCCGGCGGAATATCGGCTTCAGGTCGAAGGTCTGGCCGCTGCGCTGATCGATCCGATTGTCTCCGACGCCTTCTTCAGCGGCCCCGGCCCGGTGGCCCTCTCGGTCTTCGAATGGTCCGGGCGCTTCCAGCAGGACATCGTCATCGACTGGACGCTGGTCACCCGCGAGGCCGACCTCATCTCCATCGCCGACCGCATCGCCAACGCAGAACGCGGCACGCAGGATTACCCCACCGCTTTGGGCTACGCCCTTGGGTTCGCCGCCACGCGGTTTCGCGAAGCCCCCGATTGCCTGTTCCAGACCCTCGACATCTCGGGCGATGGACAGAACAACGACGGTTTTCCGCCCGGCTCAGCCTATGAGCACTTCGAGTTCGAGGGGGTCACCGTCAACGGGCTCGCCATTGGCGGCGCATCGCGGCTGATCGAGGATTATTACGCCGCCGAAGTCATCCACGGTCCCGGCGCCTTCGTGGAATATGCGCTCAACCACGACCATTTCGCCGAGGCGATGCAGCGCAAGCTGGAGCGGGAGTTGCGGGCGATGATCTTCGGGGACAGCACGCCGCCCACCCCCGCGCGCCACGGGCCGACCTAG
- a CDS encoding Mth938-like domain-containing protein has translation MRMNEVEFDDSRPVDGYGPGFFRVGGEKFDGAVLLLPSGPASWGGFEDASTLVAAAGEVDVLLLGTGAEIAHPPAALRRAVEAAGLGLEVMASSAACRTYNVLLAEGRRVGAAMLPV, from the coding sequence ATGCGTATGAACGAAGTTGAATTCGACGACAGCCGTCCCGTGGATGGCTATGGCCCCGGCTTCTTCCGGGTCGGCGGCGAGAAATTCGACGGCGCGGTGTTGCTGTTGCCTTCAGGGCCGGCGTCCTGGGGCGGGTTCGAGGATGCGAGCACGCTTGTCGCCGCCGCGGGCGAGGTCGACGTGCTGCTTCTGGGCACCGGGGCCGAGATCGCGCATCCCCCCGCCGCCCTGCGCCGCGCGGTGGAAGCCGCGGGACTGGGGCTGGAGGTCATGGCATCGAGCGCCGCCTGCCGCACCTATAACGTGCTGCTGGCCGAGGGTCGCCGCGTCGGCGCGGCGATGCTGCCGGTCTAG
- a CDS encoding sulfite exporter TauE/SafE family protein yields the protein MPEALTLALQTPGLEWVIAVALLSALVYGFAGFGSALIFMPLATIFLSPPLAIAAFSLSAVGSVFTVFPGAWKVADRRQTLIVTGMSIVFMPVGIYLLRILPEVTIRTAVCLVTLFTLAMLVSGWKVPLRGGQSLHLGVGALAGITGGSTGLNGPPVVLFNLGTDQPVSVTRGNLACFLTLNSLFMMPMMWVQGLVDVQALLLGLILLGPYALGGLIGVQLFRPEAAALYRAVAFLLIGVAGVIGLPVWG from the coding sequence ATGCCTGAGGCGCTGACCCTGGCCCTGCAAACGCCGGGGCTGGAGTGGGTCATCGCGGTGGCGCTGCTGTCGGCGCTGGTTTACGGCTTCGCGGGCTTCGGCTCGGCGCTGATCTTCATGCCGCTGGCGACGATCTTCCTGTCGCCGCCACTGGCCATCGCGGCCTTCTCGCTGTCGGCAGTCGGCTCCGTCTTCACCGTCTTTCCCGGCGCCTGGAAGGTGGCCGACCGGCGCCAGACGCTGATCGTCACGGGGATGTCGATCGTCTTCATGCCGGTGGGGATCTATTTGCTGCGAATCCTGCCCGAGGTGACGATCCGCACCGCTGTCTGTCTCGTGACGCTCTTCACCCTCGCGATGCTGGTGTCGGGCTGGAAGGTGCCCCTGCGCGGCGGCCAGTCCCTGCATCTGGGCGTGGGCGCGTTGGCGGGGATCACCGGCGGCTCCACCGGGTTGAACGGGCCGCCCGTGGTGTTGTTCAACCTTGGCACGGATCAGCCTGTCTCGGTCACGCGGGGCAACCTCGCCTGTTTCCTGACGCTGAACTCGCTATTCATGATGCCGATGATGTGGGTGCAAGGGCTTGTCGACGTGCAGGCGCTGCTATTGGGGCTGATCCTTCTGGGGCCCTACGCGCTCGGCGGGCTGATCGGCGTCCAGTTGTTTCGGCCGGAGGCGGCGGCGCTTTACCGGGCGGTTGCCTTCCTTCTCATCGGTGTGGCAGGCGTCATAGGCTTGCCTGTTTGGGGATAA
- the secF gene encoding protein translocase subunit SecF, which translates to MRLRLVPQETKFDFFKHARLTFGASIVAVIASLVIWAMVGLNFGIDFLGGTTIRTDSTVQVDVGDYRAALEPLELGDVVISEVFDPSFADDQHVVTVRIQAQEGDEAVTPETILAIQSALQEAVDPEMTFPSVESVGPKVSGELIQTAIIAVLASLGAILVYIWLRFEWQFSVGAVAALVHDVILTIGVFSLFQIRFDLATIAALLTIVGYSINDTVVIFDRLRENLIKFKQMPLRDVMNLSANETLSRTLMTSGTTLVALIALIALGGDVIRGFVFAIAWGVVVGTYSSIYVAKNVVLMIGVKRDWSKPTDGGGASGTQFANVDA; encoded by the coding sequence ATGCGTCTTCGTCTGGTCCCGCAAGAAACCAAGTTCGATTTCTTCAAGCACGCCCGCCTGACCTTCGGCGCGTCGATCGTGGCGGTCATCGCCTCGCTGGTGATCTGGGCCATGGTCGGCCTGAACTTCGGCATCGACTTCCTCGGCGGCACCACGATCCGCACGGATTCGACGGTGCAGGTCGACGTGGGCGACTACCGCGCCGCGCTGGAGCCGCTGGAGTTGGGCGATGTGGTGATCTCGGAGGTCTTTGACCCCAGTTTTGCCGACGACCAGCACGTGGTCACGGTCCGCATTCAGGCGCAGGAAGGGGACGAGGCGGTGACGCCCGAGACCATCCTTGCGATCCAGAGCGCGTTGCAGGAGGCCGTGGACCCGGAGATGACCTTCCCCTCCGTCGAGTCGGTCGGGCCCAAGGTCTCGGGTGAGTTGATCCAGACCGCGATCATCGCGGTGTTGGCGTCCCTCGGGGCGATCCTCGTCTATATCTGGTTGCGGTTCGAATGGCAGTTCTCGGTCGGCGCCGTGGCGGCGCTGGTCCATGACGTGATCCTGACCATCGGCGTCTTCAGCCTGTTCCAGATCCGCTTCGACCTTGCCACCATCGCGGCGTTGCTGACCATCGTGGGCTACTCGATCAACGACACGGTGGTGATCTTCGACCGCCTGCGCGAGAACCTGATCAAGTTCAAGCAGATGCCCCTGCGCGACGTCATGAACCTCTCGGCGAACGAGACGCTGAGCCGGACCTTGATGACCTCGGGCACCACGCTGGTGGCGTTGATCGCGTTGATCGCGCTCGGCGGTGACGTGATCCGGGGCTTCGTCTTTGCCATCGCATGGGGTGTGGTCGTCGGCACCTATTCGTCGATCTACGTGGCCAAGAACGTGGTCCTGATGATCGGCGTGAAACGCGACTGGTCCAAGCCCACCGATGGTGGCGGCGCATCGGGAACGCAATTCGCCAACGTCGATGCCTGA
- the secD gene encoding protein translocase subunit SecD yields MLQIPLWNRLLIILTVLVGLSFAMPNFFYGTVERHNDAVAEIERTGTQTPEQEADVAAWPSFLPATLVNLGLDLRGGAHLLAEVQVEDVYTQRMDSLWPEVRDALRDERDTVGTIRRIDAEDGLLQVRISQPEGMAAAVAAVRELGQPVVSLTGGFGESTLDVSGAGDVITVQLSESEQAATNDRTLQQSIEIVRRRVDEAGTREPTIQRQGSDRILIQVPGIGSAQELKELIGTTARLTFHPVVGRASSPDEDTDSRQMILPSVDEGGGYYILEETPVVTGDDLVDSQPGFDQQTGEAIVTFRFNPTGARAFGEYTAANVGAPFAIVLDEEVISAPVIRSAITGGAGQISGNFNVESSTELAILLRAGALPAEMTFLEERTIGPELGADSVKAGETAAVIAFAAVLIFMVASYGLFGVFASIALILNVGLIFGVLSLIGATLTLPGIAGIVLTIGMAVDANVLVFERIREELKTAKGPARAIELGYERALSAIIDANITTFIIATILFVLGSGPVRGFSVTLGIGIVTSVFTAIYVTRLLLVFWFERKRPKKIEV; encoded by the coding sequence ATGCTGCAGATCCCTCTCTGGAACCGGCTGCTGATCATTCTGACGGTTCTTGTGGGCCTCAGCTTTGCGATGCCCAACTTCTTCTACGGCACCGTCGAGCGGCACAATGATGCCGTGGCGGAGATCGAGAGGACGGGAACCCAGACGCCGGAGCAGGAAGCGGATGTGGCGGCCTGGCCGTCGTTCCTGCCGGCGACGCTGGTGAACCTCGGGCTCGATCTGCGGGGCGGGGCGCATCTGCTGGCGGAAGTGCAGGTAGAAGACGTCTACACGCAGCGCATGGACAGCCTCTGGCCGGAAGTGCGCGACGCGTTGCGCGACGAGCGTGACACCGTGGGCACCATCCGCCGGATCGACGCCGAGGACGGGCTCTTGCAGGTGCGGATCAGCCAGCCGGAGGGCATGGCCGCGGCAGTGGCGGCAGTGCGCGAGCTGGGGCAGCCGGTCGTGAGCCTGACCGGTGGTTTCGGCGAGAGCACGCTGGATGTGAGCGGCGCGGGTGACGTGATCACCGTGCAGCTCAGCGAATCCGAGCAGGCGGCGACGAATGACCGGACCTTGCAGCAGAGCATCGAGATCGTGCGCCGCCGGGTTGATGAGGCGGGCACGCGGGAGCCGACGATCCAGCGTCAGGGATCGGATCGCATCCTGATCCAGGTGCCGGGCATCGGTTCGGCGCAGGAATTGAAAGAGCTGATCGGCACCACCGCGCGGCTGACCTTCCACCCGGTCGTGGGCCGCGCCAGCAGCCCCGATGAAGACACGGACTCGCGGCAGATGATCCTGCCGTCGGTCGATGAGGGCGGCGGGTATTACATCCTTGAGGAGACGCCTGTGGTCACGGGCGATGACCTCGTCGACAGCCAGCCGGGCTTCGATCAGCAGACCGGTGAGGCCATCGTGACCTTCCGGTTCAACCCCACGGGCGCGCGGGCGTTCGGGGAATATACGGCCGCCAACGTGGGCGCGCCCTTTGCAATCGTGCTCGACGAAGAGGTGATCAGCGCGCCAGTCATCCGCTCGGCCATCACCGGCGGGGCGGGGCAGATCAGCGGCAACTTCAACGTCGAGAGCTCGACCGAGCTGGCGATCCTGCTGCGCGCGGGCGCGCTGCCGGCGGAAATGACCTTCCTTGAAGAACGCACCATCGGGCCGGAACTGGGCGCGGACAGCGTCAAGGCCGGCGAGACGGCAGCCGTGATCGCTTTCGCCGCGGTGCTGATCTTCATGGTGGCGAGCTACGGCCTGTTCGGCGTCTTCGCCTCGATCGCGCTGATCCTCAACGTCGGCCTGATCTTCGGGGTGCTCTCGCTGATCGGCGCGACGCTGACCCTGCCGGGCATCGCCGGGATCGTGCTGACCATCGGTATGGCGGTGGACGCCAACGTGCTGGTGTTCGAACGCATCCGAGAGGAACTCAAGACAGCCAAGGGGCCGGCGCGGGCCATCGAATTGGGCTACGAGCGGGCCCTGTCGGCGATCATCGACGCCAACATCACGACCTTCATCATCGCGACGATCCTCTTCGTGCTGGGCTCAGGCCCGGTGCGCGGCTTCTCGGTCACGCTGGGGATCGGGATCGTGACCTCGGTCTTCACCGCGATCTACGTGACGCGCCTGTTGCTGGTCTTCTGGTTCGAGCGCAAGCGCCCGAAAAAAATCGAGGTATAA
- the yajC gene encoding preprotein translocase subunit YajC translates to MEAFSQVVPLILILVIMYFFLIRPQQKKVKDHQAMVAALRRGDEVVTQGGLIGKITKVKDDTEVEVEVAKDVKIRVLRPTIAQVRSKTEPAND, encoded by the coding sequence ATGGAAGCCTTCAGTCAGGTTGTTCCGCTGATCCTGATCCTCGTGATCATGTATTTCTTCCTCATCCGCCCTCAGCAAAAGAAGGTGAAGGACCATCAGGCGATGGTCGCGGCGCTGCGGCGCGGGGATGAGGTCGTCACCCAGGGCGGGTTGATCGGCAAGATCACCAAGGTCAAGGACGACACCGAGGTCGAGGTCGAGGTTGCCAAGGACGTGAAGATTCGCGTGCTGCGGCCGACGATTGCGCAGGTCCGCTCGAAGACCGAACCCGCCAACGACTGA